In one Oncorhynchus nerka isolate Pitt River linkage group LG7, Oner_Uvic_2.0, whole genome shotgun sequence genomic region, the following are encoded:
- the LOC115131654 gene encoding voltage-dependent calcium channel gamma-4 subunit-like, translating into MEAKGRGMPQVMVWWEKGIQVVLTTLGAFAAFSLMAVAIGTDYWLYARAFICNSTANSSQDDPNNKDKKDPGALTHSGLWRICCLEGLKRGVCSQINHFPDDADYDQDAAEYLLRVVRASSIFPILSAILLLMGAMCVASSSFYKSKRNIILGGGILFVAAGLSNIIGVIVYISAALSDISPKKDEDKKWHYSYGWSFYFGGLSFILAEMVGVLAVNIYIEKNKELRCRSRTELLKSTTHAMLRLPSYRFRRRSHSSSHSSDPPRSPCDTSPTGAKSFALPPSAPPFSVATLPNPHHAGGGLGGDISMYTLTRDSKMGSLGGGGPPLYGTVDRASLYQLHNYFPKEEVGVMMSGTLPSLSKSNLSAAGQNSTVGATAIAPLNTLSSSGPTPQQPPLPTGTMERERGMGTLDRLGGKRNRDTDSDTLNRRTTPV; encoded by the exons ATGGAGGCAAAAGGCAGAGGCATGCCCCAAG TCATGGTGTGGTGGGAGAAGGGGATCCAGGTTGTCCTCACCACTTTGGGGGCGTTTGCAGCCTTTTCCCTGATGGCGGTGGCCATTGGGACGGACTACTGGCTGTACGCACGGGCCTTCATCTGCAACAGCACGGCCAACTCCTCCCAGGACGACCCCAACAACAAGGACAAGAAAGACCCTGGAGCCCTCACACACTCTGGCCTCTGGAGGATCTGCTGTCTGGAGG ggctgaAGAGAGGAGTGTGTTCTCAGATCAATCATTTCCCGGACGATGCAGACTATGATCAGGATGCAGCAGAGTATCTCCTGC GTGTGGTCCGAGCCTCCAGTATCTTCCCCATCCTGAGTGCTATACTCCTCCTGATGGGAGCGATGTGTGTTGCATCCAGCAGCTTCTACAAGAGCAAGAGGAATATCATCCTAGGAGGAGGCATCCTGTTTGTGGCTGCTG gCCTGAGCAACATCATCGGTGTGATCGTGTACATCTCTGCGGCACTGAGCGACATCTCGCCCAAGAAGGACGAGGACAAGAAGTGGCATTACTCGTACGGCTGGTCCTTCTACTTCGGAGGCCTCTCCTTCATCctggctgagatggtgggtgtcctGGCTGTCAACATCTACATTGAGAAGAACAAGGAGCTGCGCTGCCGCTCTCGCACCGAACTCTTGAAGAGCACCACGCACGCCATGCTCCGCCTGCCCAGCTATCGCTTCCGCCGGCGCTCCCACTCCAGCTCGCACTCTTCCGACCCGCCACGCTCCCCCTGCGACACCTCACCCACAGGCGCCAAGAGTTTTGCATTACCGCCGTCTGCCCCGCCTTTCTCCGTTGCCACCCTGCCAAACCCGCACCATGCTGGTGGAGGATTAGGGGGCGATATCTCCATGTATACCCTGACCCGGGACTCCAAGATGGGGAGTCTTGGTGGCGGGGGACCCCCCCTCTACGGCACCGTGGACCGGGCCTCCCTCTACCAGCTGCACAACTACTTCCCCAAAGAGGAAGTGGGGGTGATGATGAGCGGCACGCTGCCTTCTCTCTCCAAGTCCAACCTCTCTGCGGCGGGCCAGAATTCCACCGTCGGAGCCACTGCCATTGCGCCCCTGAATACCTTGTCGTCCTCCGGTCCTACCCCCCAGCAGCCACCTCTGCCCACTGGcaccatggagagagagaggggcatgggcaCCCTGGACCGCCTGGGGGGCAAACGGAACAGGGACACCGACTCGGACACGCTGAACAGGAGAACCACGCCAGTGTGA